Proteins co-encoded in one Leptospira levettii genomic window:
- a CDS encoding DedA family protein, translating to MKEILELPPLFLWGFFCFSNFLENIFPPWPGDTITVFSGFISSAPNSPVSFVSVVIATFLGNLFGGLVMYYFGESFLKFLKRTRIPFLSNLYHEESLHKTLVWFRKYENVVVLLSRFSAGIRFFVSIVAGMSKMNIIKFVILYSVAVSLWCGLLLFGGSFLGSNWNQIIVILSFYNRTILAILLVIFLYFLYQMFGKSNTKLT from the coding sequence ATGAAAGAAATTCTCGAATTACCACCACTATTCCTTTGGGGTTTTTTCTGTTTTTCGAACTTTCTGGAGAATATTTTCCCACCCTGGCCGGGTGATACAATCACAGTCTTTTCGGGTTTTATATCCTCTGCACCCAACTCTCCAGTCTCCTTTGTTTCCGTTGTCATCGCAACGTTTTTAGGGAATCTTTTTGGGGGCCTCGTGATGTATTATTTTGGGGAATCGTTTTTGAAATTTCTGAAACGAACAAGGATCCCTTTTTTATCCAACCTATACCATGAAGAAAGTTTGCATAAGACTTTGGTATGGTTTCGAAAATACGAAAATGTAGTGGTTTTACTTTCAAGGTTTTCAGCAGGGATTCGTTTTTTTGTTTCGATCGTCGCAGGAATGTCCAAAATGAACATCATTAAATTTGTAATCCTCTATTCTGTTGCCGTTTCGTTATGGTGTGGGTTACTTTTATTCGGTGGAAGTTTCCTCGGTTCGAATTGGAACCAAATCATTGTTATACTATCATTCTACAATCGAACGATTCTTGCTATCCTTCTCGTTATTTTTTTATACTTCCTTTACCAAATGTTTGGGAAATCAAATACGAAGTTGACATGA
- a CDS encoding SpoIIE family protein phosphatase — MDSWGNIAFDFYTFGSLVGVIFTFYNAQLFLTVKEKSEATYNLGMGTLWLGLFHFGYLINFSFMGPASAYMRWFVIIGAMAGSVYLTGFFLSYPEIYFPRLKKAIFWILSSVVVLVTAFFVYISLSAGRLFFFSGHYWDFPVPIFYKAYAVIVLVFFVSFTIVAILQLFKMPKESKFTLISILISFVLITMIPGFLNVLSRDGAIGRGLYQTITDLVLVVGLFVANVVYINNTKDKTTILSRIIGISLASFLLILQLVAYSVIQQTESNYDLVHTARAKNYIAGLETDQVPSFHYSYDIQNRSFVTHKGLEETKVEPNGYEAEFYNVWALEMILSLEKSENWKSKVNELLLRLPETSKGYSNEIKRLLKEDRISSPKELISEIESEKRKILYTRNKLREIPVSNFTEKASGLVKNEEGALSGFYAEARKILTSDRSEELKSKTLDQMFSPMPNHGERNYRGQVKFDTKTPDFSFYVSYLIVDKKNEIVHEVGYPYTDYRSFQHEVTLPWIIGLLALAVLVILGYRLFFLIALIRPVEQIIEGLTEVNSGNLEYRLTVHVEDDIGFMARSFNRMVRSIQAARKKLQQYAEQLEEKVQERTRELENTLKEVQSLKHQQDGDYFLTSLLLQPFHTNHAKHQNVRVDFLLEQKKKFTFKQYEKEIGGDLNIANQIVLNNRSYTVFLNADAMGKSMQGAGGALVLGSVFESIITRTQLLSEARNTYPERWIKNTFLELHKIFEGFDGSMLVSLVLGVVDNETGLLYFINAEHPWIVLYRDGIASFIENELMFRKLGTSGVQGNLYIKTFQLEAGDILIAGSDGRDDLLISHTEDGKRVINEDEKLFLKMVEAGKGELDLIYDEMAKFGALTDDLSMLRVSFIEEKERYKIEKDKLKEIQSLLAKAKEASDSSDLQEAVTYLEKAHSLEENIPEIKKKFIQLYLRLKDYGNAKKMAKDYSLLRPMDTEIMYITAFCARKVADIKTAIDFGERVRLRDPNHVKNLINLGQTYLADKNYGRAENILSSALELDPENPSLVRLIEHIRKKQLKQEETH, encoded by the coding sequence ATGGATTCTTGGGGAAACATAGCGTTTGATTTTTATACTTTCGGCTCTCTCGTCGGAGTGATCTTTACTTTTTACAATGCACAATTATTTCTAACGGTCAAAGAGAAATCAGAAGCCACCTACAACTTAGGAATGGGAACACTTTGGCTGGGTTTATTTCATTTCGGATACTTGATCAACTTTTCCTTTATGGGCCCAGCATCAGCCTATATGCGATGGTTTGTGATCATAGGTGCGATGGCTGGTTCTGTTTATCTCACTGGATTTTTCTTAAGTTATCCTGAAATTTATTTCCCAAGGCTTAAAAAAGCAATTTTTTGGATCTTAAGTAGTGTGGTTGTACTTGTGACTGCATTTTTTGTGTACATCAGTTTGTCAGCTGGTAGATTGTTTTTTTTCAGTGGCCATTATTGGGATTTCCCAGTTCCTATTTTTTATAAAGCATATGCAGTTATCGTTTTAGTCTTTTTTGTTTCCTTTACCATTGTCGCCATCCTGCAATTATTCAAAATGCCAAAAGAATCAAAGTTCACTTTGATTAGCATTCTGATCTCCTTCGTCCTCATTACAATGATTCCTGGTTTTTTGAATGTGTTGTCAAGAGATGGGGCGATTGGAAGGGGTTTGTATCAAACGATTACTGACCTTGTTTTGGTTGTTGGTTTATTTGTTGCCAATGTTGTTTATATCAATAATACAAAAGACAAAACAACTATTTTATCAAGAATCATCGGTATTTCGTTAGCTTCGTTTTTATTGATATTACAACTTGTTGCTTATTCTGTGATCCAACAAACAGAATCTAACTATGATTTGGTGCATACTGCAAGGGCAAAAAATTATATTGCGGGATTGGAAACTGACCAAGTTCCAAGTTTCCATTATTCCTATGATATCCAAAACAGATCTTTTGTCACACACAAAGGATTAGAAGAAACCAAAGTGGAACCAAACGGATATGAAGCTGAGTTTTACAATGTGTGGGCCTTGGAGATGATCTTATCTTTGGAGAAAAGTGAAAATTGGAAATCAAAAGTAAATGAATTATTACTCCGATTGCCAGAAACCAGTAAAGGTTATTCGAATGAAATCAAACGATTGCTAAAAGAGGATAGAATCTCCTCTCCCAAAGAATTAATTTCAGAAATTGAATCTGAAAAACGTAAAATTTTATACACACGTAATAAACTGAGAGAAATTCCTGTTTCCAATTTTACAGAAAAAGCATCTGGTCTTGTCAAAAACGAAGAGGGGGCACTCTCTGGATTTTACGCCGAGGCAAGGAAAATTCTCACTTCTGATCGATCAGAAGAATTAAAATCCAAGACTTTAGACCAAATGTTTTCACCCATGCCTAACCATGGCGAAAGAAACTATCGTGGCCAAGTGAAGTTTGATACAAAAACCCCCGATTTTTCATTTTATGTAAGTTACCTGATCGTTGATAAAAAAAATGAAATCGTTCATGAGGTTGGTTATCCCTACACAGATTACAGAAGTTTCCAACACGAAGTGACTTTGCCTTGGATCATCGGATTACTTGCTCTTGCCGTACTTGTGATTTTGGGATATCGATTGTTTTTTCTCATCGCCCTCATTCGACCAGTGGAACAAATCATTGAAGGATTAACGGAGGTTAACTCTGGAAATTTGGAATACCGGTTAACGGTGCATGTTGAAGATGATATCGGATTTATGGCGAGGTCGTTTAACCGGATGGTGCGTTCGATCCAAGCTGCTCGTAAAAAATTGCAACAGTATGCGGAACAGCTGGAAGAAAAAGTACAAGAACGCACAAGAGAATTAGAAAATACACTAAAGGAAGTTCAATCCTTAAAACACCAACAGGATGGAGACTATTTTCTAACTTCTCTCTTATTACAACCATTTCATACCAATCATGCAAAACACCAAAATGTACGTGTGGACTTTTTATTAGAACAAAAGAAAAAATTCACATTCAAACAATATGAAAAGGAGATTGGTGGTGACCTCAATATTGCCAATCAGATCGTACTCAACAATCGTTCTTACACGGTATTTTTAAATGCAGATGCGATGGGTAAATCGATGCAAGGTGCTGGTGGAGCCCTTGTCCTAGGTTCTGTTTTTGAATCCATTATCACAAGAACCCAACTTTTAAGTGAAGCCAGAAATACGTATCCAGAACGTTGGATCAAAAATACATTTTTAGAACTTCATAAGATTTTTGAAGGATTTGACGGTTCAATGCTTGTGTCACTTGTGTTAGGTGTTGTGGACAATGAAACAGGATTACTATATTTTATCAATGCCGAACACCCATGGATTGTTTTGTATAGAGATGGAATCGCCAGTTTTATCGAAAACGAATTGATGTTCCGAAAATTGGGAACATCAGGTGTCCAAGGGAATTTATACATCAAAACATTCCAATTGGAAGCGGGTGATATCTTGATTGCTGGTTCGGATGGACGTGATGATTTATTAATTTCGCATACGGAAGATGGAAAACGTGTCATCAATGAAGATGAAAAACTATTTCTTAAGATGGTAGAAGCGGGAAAAGGGGAACTTGATTTAATTTATGATGAAATGGCGAAATTTGGAGCTTTGACTGACGACTTATCGATGTTACGTGTTTCTTTCATTGAAGAAAAAGAACGTTATAAAATTGAAAAAGATAAATTAAAAGAAATCCAATCATTACTTGCAAAAGCCAAAGAAGCAAGTGATTCTTCAGATTTGCAGGAAGCGGTTACCTATTTAGAAAAAGCACATTCCTTAGAGGAAAACATTCCAGAAATTAAAAAGAAGTTCATTCAGTTGTATTTGAGACTAAAAGACTATGGGAATGCTAAAAAAATGGCTAAAGACTATAGTTTACTTCGGCCAATGGACACAGAGATCATGTACATCACTGCATTTTGTGCAAGGAAAGTAGCAGATATCAAAACTGCCATTGATTTTGGAGAAAGGGTGCGACTCCGTGATCCAAATCATGTCAAAAACCTAATCAATTTGGGACAAACCTACTTAGCCGATAAAAATTATGGGAGAGCTGAAAATATACTGAGTTCTGCTCTCGAACTTGATCCTGAAAATCCAAGTTTGGTTCGGCTCATTGAACACATTCGGAAAAAACAATTAAAACAAGAAGAAACCCATTAG
- a CDS encoding GNAT family N-acetyltransferase gives MDETIKIGISHSFFEFKKEEWNELVPSDSLFQEFEFLSGLEETGCIGKSDWKPVIVSARLEGKLLGLIPSYLRKDSYGEYIFDFQWANAFHRAGIPYYPKLTVAVPFTPVTGSRILFHPNLTETEKDSLGQNLLLALKEFGESEGVSSIHILFCKDKEQTVSQNTGFHPRLSHQYHWFNRGFSNFEEFLSTLVKERRKSIRSERKKILETGLQIQTLTGELIQEEHANLFYEFYQDTHTKKWGQAYLNRKFFLKMVESFRHRLLLVLASKPNGDPVGGTWNLYRDGFLYGRYWGALEHIPNLHFECCYYRLIDYAIEHKMERVEAGAQGEHKFLRGYETVPMYSSHFIYNEQGRSAIESYLEKEIKMERENIEAYNAHSPIKALREG, from the coding sequence GTGGATGAAACAATTAAGATAGGAATATCCCATAGTTTTTTTGAGTTCAAAAAGGAAGAGTGGAACGAACTGGTTCCTAGTGATTCTCTCTTCCAAGAATTTGAATTTTTGTCTGGATTGGAAGAAACAGGGTGCATTGGGAAATCAGATTGGAAACCGGTTATTGTTTCTGCCAGGTTAGAAGGAAAACTTCTGGGTCTTATCCCCAGTTATTTACGGAAAGATTCCTATGGGGAATATATCTTTGATTTCCAATGGGCGAATGCCTTCCATAGGGCGGGTATACCTTACTACCCGAAACTCACAGTCGCTGTTCCCTTCACTCCCGTAACAGGATCTAGGATTTTATTCCATCCAAATTTGACCGAAACAGAAAAAGATTCGTTAGGCCAGAATCTCTTATTGGCTTTAAAAGAATTTGGAGAGAGTGAAGGTGTTTCTTCGATTCACATTTTATTTTGTAAGGACAAAGAACAAACAGTTTCTCAGAACACTGGGTTTCACCCCCGTTTGTCCCACCAATACCATTGGTTCAATCGTGGGTTTTCAAATTTTGAAGAATTTTTGTCTACCTTGGTCAAGGAGAGGCGTAAGTCCATTCGCAGTGAACGTAAGAAAATATTAGAAACAGGACTACAAATCCAAACACTCACTGGGGAACTCATTCAGGAAGAACATGCAAATCTTTTTTATGAATTTTATCAGGACACCCACACTAAAAAATGGGGGCAGGCTTACTTAAACCGAAAGTTCTTTTTAAAGATGGTGGAATCCTTCCGCCATAGATTACTCCTTGTCCTTGCTTCTAAACCAAATGGAGATCCAGTCGGTGGTACTTGGAATTTATACCGAGATGGATTTTTGTATGGAAGGTATTGGGGGGCATTGGAACACATTCCCAATTTACATTTTGAATGTTGTTATTACCGATTGATCGATTATGCAATTGAACACAAAATGGAAAGAGTTGAAGCAGGGGCCCAAGGGGAACATAAATTCCTGAGAGGGTATGAAACAGTTCCCATGTACAGTTCTCATTTTATATACAATGAACAAGGTAGAAGTGCCATAGAATCCTATTTAGAAAAAGAGATCAAAATGGAAAGGGAGAATATTGAAGCATATAATGCACATTCACCTATCAAAGCCTTGAGGGAGGGGTAA
- the clpS gene encoding ATP-dependent Clp protease adapter ClpS: MSETKRKSYTDFNVELLEKEKQKKHFKKPNRFKVILINDDYTPQEFVVYVLAVVFRKSMEESRQIMWKAHTEGSAVCGVYSLDIARTKVEEVHKLADEAGHPLQCQLAKEE, translated from the coding sequence ATGTCTGAAACCAAAAGAAAGTCATATACCGATTTTAACGTCGAATTACTTGAAAAAGAAAAACAGAAAAAACATTTCAAAAAACCAAATCGATTTAAAGTGATTTTAATCAACGATGATTATACACCTCAAGAATTTGTTGTCTATGTTTTAGCAGTTGTTTTTCGGAAATCAATGGAAGAGTCACGACAAATTATGTGGAAGGCACATACAGAAGGGTCTGCTGTTTGTGGGGTGTATTCATTAGACATTGCACGCACAAAAGTAGAGGAAGTACATAAGTTAGCTGATGAGGCTGGTCACCCCTTACAATGCCAATTGGCAAAAGAGGAATAA
- the clpA gene encoding ATP-dependent Clp protease ATP-binding subunit ClpA — protein MNFSIDLEKTLELAQKEATKYHHEFVTLEHLLYGLTYNEKTKDVLVNVGCDLDLLRKELLAYFEEDLSSISVPNLKIQPKYTVGVQFVIQFAAFHVQNSGKEEVDGNNVLVALFREEDSQACYLLAKQDIKRLDVIKYISHGLKKENDSNEPEESYEEESLEEETEGKSKQSALEKFCVNLTEKAKSGTLDPCIGRETEIQRTIHILSRRRKNNPIFVGEAGVGKTSIVEGLAERVVQGKVPKSLLGLEIYSLDMGLVMAGTKFRGEFEERLKAILQELVGKPEKVIFIDEIHTIVGAGAVSGGSLDASNLMKPALANGELKCIGTTTYKEYKSIFEKDHALSRRFQKIEVVEPSREDAIQILNGLKPKYESFHGVHYSQKAIEACVDLSTLHLRDRFLPDKAIDLLDEAGAFVKLRDENKEKSKKTVGIFEIESLVSKIAKIPEKTVKADDKKKLESLDSEIKTIVFGQDHAIDQIVDAIHYSRSGLGDEGKPIGSFLFVGPTGVGKTEVAKTLADKMGIQFLRFDMSEYMEKHSVSRLIGSPPGYVGYDQGGQLTDAITKTPHCVLLFDEIEKAHEDIYNILLQVMDHATLTDSTGKKADFKNVILILTTNTGAQESSKPLLGFDSDRYDDRSLKAIERTFTPEFRNRLTAVIEFNSLSIAIVEQVVKRMFQTLQNKAKEKGIQLDITEKAVRYLAETGYDKAMGARPIQRIINSEIGKPLSKKLLFHKDKVKAFLVDLQENLGNSKLEILEVET, from the coding sequence ATGAATTTTTCAATAGATTTAGAAAAAACCTTAGAACTGGCGCAAAAAGAAGCGACCAAATACCATCATGAATTTGTAACACTGGAACATTTATTATACGGCCTTACCTATAACGAAAAAACAAAAGATGTACTAGTAAATGTGGGTTGTGATTTGGATTTACTTCGTAAGGAGTTACTTGCGTACTTTGAGGAGGATTTATCTTCCATATCCGTACCGAATTTAAAAATCCAACCAAAATATACGGTAGGTGTGCAGTTTGTAATTCAATTTGCTGCCTTTCATGTTCAGAATTCTGGAAAAGAAGAAGTGGATGGAAATAATGTTTTAGTTGCTCTTTTTCGGGAAGAAGATAGCCAAGCTTGTTATTTATTAGCAAAACAAGACATCAAACGATTGGATGTGATCAAATACATCTCCCATGGATTGAAAAAAGAAAACGATTCAAATGAACCAGAAGAATCCTATGAAGAGGAATCCTTAGAGGAAGAAACCGAAGGTAAATCCAAACAGTCTGCATTGGAAAAATTCTGTGTGAATTTGACCGAAAAAGCAAAATCAGGAACATTAGACCCTTGTATTGGAAGGGAAACGGAAATCCAAAGGACAATCCACATCCTTTCTAGACGAAGGAAAAACAATCCTATTTTTGTGGGAGAAGCTGGAGTTGGTAAAACATCGATTGTGGAAGGCCTTGCGGAAAGAGTTGTCCAAGGAAAAGTTCCTAAAAGTTTATTGGGATTGGAAATTTATTCTTTGGATATGGGACTTGTCATGGCTGGAACCAAATTTAGAGGTGAGTTTGAAGAAAGGCTAAAAGCAATTTTACAAGAGTTAGTGGGAAAACCTGAAAAGGTCATTTTTATAGATGAAATCCATACCATCGTTGGGGCAGGAGCGGTGTCTGGTGGGAGTCTTGATGCATCAAATTTAATGAAACCAGCCCTAGCCAATGGTGAACTTAAGTGTATTGGAACCACTACTTATAAAGAATACAAATCCATTTTTGAAAAAGACCATGCCTTATCACGCAGATTTCAAAAAATTGAAGTGGTTGAACCTTCCAGAGAGGACGCCATACAGATATTAAACGGTCTTAAGCCGAAATATGAATCCTTTCATGGTGTCCACTATAGCCAAAAAGCCATTGAAGCATGTGTGGATTTATCTACCTTACACCTTCGGGATCGATTTTTACCAGACAAAGCCATCGACCTTCTCGATGAAGCAGGTGCCTTTGTCAAGTTACGAGACGAAAACAAAGAAAAATCAAAAAAGACTGTTGGTATTTTCGAAATTGAATCCTTGGTATCCAAAATCGCAAAGATCCCAGAAAAAACAGTCAAAGCTGATGACAAAAAGAAATTAGAATCCTTGGATTCCGAAATCAAAACCATTGTTTTTGGACAGGACCATGCCATCGATCAAATTGTGGATGCCATTCATTATTCACGTTCGGGACTTGGGGATGAAGGAAAACCAATTGGTAGTTTTTTATTTGTAGGTCCTACAGGTGTTGGTAAAACAGAAGTAGCAAAAACACTCGCAGATAAAATGGGAATTCAATTTCTCCGTTTTGATATGAGTGAGTATATGGAAAAACATTCTGTATCACGACTTATCGGTAGCCCTCCCGGTTATGTGGGTTATGACCAAGGAGGTCAACTCACGGATGCGATTACCAAAACACCCCATTGTGTGCTTCTCTTTGATGAAATTGAAAAAGCCCATGAGGATATTTATAACATCCTTTTACAAGTGATGGACCATGCTACTTTAACAGATAGTACAGGGAAAAAAGCAGATTTTAAAAATGTAATCCTAATTTTGACAACAAATACAGGAGCACAGGAAAGTTCTAAACCACTTCTTGGTTTTGATTCGGATCGTTATGATGATCGTTCATTAAAAGCAATCGAAAGGACATTTACTCCTGAGTTTCGTAACCGTTTAACAGCAGTCATAGAATTTAATTCCCTATCCATTGCCATTGTTGAACAAGTTGTCAAACGAATGTTTCAAACTTTACAAAATAAAGCAAAAGAAAAAGGAATTCAATTGGACATCACGGAGAAGGCGGTCAGGTATTTAGCGGAAACCGGATATGACAAGGCAATGGGAGCAAGGCCCATCCAAAGGATCATCAATTCGGAAATAGGCAAACCGTTATCGAAAAAACTACTTTTTCATAAAGACAAAGTGAAGGCATTTTTGGTGGACTTACAAGAAAATCTCGGAAATTCAAAATTAGAAATACTAGAAGTAGAAACTTGA